The nucleotide sequence AGATCCTTTtgtaatactccctccgttcacttttagttGTCCACTTTAGACTTTTCACGCCCATTAAGAAACAAAAATGAGAtatgtattttaaaattttacctataataatgatagcatttcCAAAACTCTTGGGAAGTAATCTGGGGAATAAGTAGTTAATGATGAAGATAAGACAGAAAAATAGTATTACCGTTTTCAAGCTAACTGAATGCCTATCTGCTGCTAGTTCTGTTCCACTATCTGCTCTTACTGCTCTCGTTGCCGGTGTGACAGTCTGAGTAGACGGTGCAGTTTGAGGCTTTCGGACAAGACTACTTACTGCAGTAGACTAGATTCGAAACTAGACTTAGGTAAGGCCACAGGGCATCCCCTCTTAGTTTTGAGTAGGCGGAACCATTCTGTTTTGGTTCTTCTCCATGGGTGATCCAGgaattttcctattattttttcaACTGAGATTTCGATATAGAAGGCCGTTTTTGTGTTTCTATGAGAAGATCGACGGAACCCACGATTCTCAGTAGTAAGTCGTCGGCATATCGCGCGTAACAAATCCAGAATCGGTCAGCCTTTGCATCATGACGCCGAATCATCTTTCGATGAAACTGCGCGTTTTTTTTgctcaactttttttttttataatgatTTTATTGCCACTTGAAAACAAATTACATTTGTTGAAGGAGGGCTAGGCCTCGCCTTCATTATAACAATGTTAACCTGGGGAACCAGGTTAATGACCTATGAGCAAATTACATGTTCCCAAAAATGCCAATAAAAATAAAGCGGGTACTTCAAGGTGGCTCATAGATAAGTCCACTAGGCTTTCTCTTCTTGACTCGAAAGGATGGTAGCTGCCATCTATCAATGTTCAAGAAACCTCTAATTTGTCTTGGTAAGCTATTAAAGTGAGTGTATATGTGTACTTCATCAGTGGTGTGACTTAGAGAGGCCAATCTATCAGCAACTTTATTGGCTTCTCTAAAATAGTGTCTAGTTTGGATATCATGATCTTCCACAATTTTCTTGATATTATTCACCGTCCCTTCCAATCTCCATGGTGTAGAAACTGTATCGTTGACGCAATTTTGAAGGAGCATTGAGCCAGTCTCTCCAATGACTAGATTGTACCCCATCCTTATGCACCATTCTAGTCCAAACAGAAATGAGGAAGCTTCAACACTATTACTGGTACCTTGTCCCAATGGCATAGTGAAAGCCATAATAAATCTGCCAAGTGCATCTCTAACAActcttcctcctcctccacaTGTACCATGAATGCACGATCCATCAATATTAAGTTTCACATATAGGAGGTGGAGGCTTGCTCCAATTTACCAGAATAGTTGATCTTTCCGAAAATCGGTGCTCTAGTAGTTTGCACAAGTTGTCCCAATCATCTGGTACTTTAACTTTTCTAAAGCATGATTTAACAAGGTTGCTAATGTTGAAAGTAATCAATGAGATGGATCTATTGAGTGCTGGATTTTCTGATTCATACTTGGAGCTGCATCTTGATCTCCACAACTCCCATAGAATAATTGGAGGCATAATTTTAGTGACATAAGAGGTGATGGAGTTGCTGGTTCTGAAATTCCAACAGTTGACAACAAAGTTCCGAGGGATGTATTTTTGTATGGGATACCAATCCTTCCTGCAAAGAATCCCCATACTTGTTGAGCATATCGGCCATTGGAAAAGAGGTGTTCAACTGTCTCCACTTCAGGAACCATACCTGcaccaatacaacaacaacatttAGAAACAATATGAATACCAAATTTTGAAACCTTGTCATCAGTTGGGATTCTGCCATGGGTTGCTTTCCATGTAAGAAAGGCCATATTATATGGAACATCATTATGCCATATTCTTTTATCAAATTGGGATATATGTCTTTTTTGTCTAAAAAGGTTCCATGCAAAAACAGTAGAAAATTTTCCATTCTCTGAGCAAGTCCAGATTGGTGTATCATGTGCTTGCTGGGAAACATTCAATGTGGTACTGAATACCATCTCTTTGATAAAATTGGGAGGGTGAGGTATGAGTTTGGACCAGTCCCATTGTCCATTTCTATACACCTCAAAAACTTGAATATTTTGCTGAACCATCACACCTTCCAATTTGCTGCATAAAGGGCCTTGTTTAGTccaattatcaaaccaaaaaTTAACACCCCCTCTTCCTACCTTCCACCAGATATGTTCTTCCATTTTATGCCTCACCTCACACATGGCTTTCCAACAATGTGATTGACCAGGTCTCCATCGGACATTGGTAGGGTGCACATTTGTGCAATATTTGGCCTTTAAAAATTGAGACCACAGTGAATTGGTGGTTCTGAATTTCCATCGTTGCTTAGCATTGAAGGCTTTGCAAGTGTCCTCCAGGCTTCTGAACATAGAGCCTCCTTCGTATGGATAACAAAGATTCTTCCAGGAAATACAATGGTGTTTATCACCTGTTTCATTACCTAACCAAAAAAATCTAActataaatttttgaatttgctCAAGAGTCCCCTTAGGAGGGTGAACAGCTGCTAAAGTGTGAATATTAATAGCTTGTAGTACATATCTTATGAGGACTGCTCTTCCACCAGCAGATAAAAATTTCAAATGTGTgagacccaaaaggtcatcacttgttttaaaataaaattctactttccgaggccttgaaaacctcatttagcatcaccttgatttgcgtgcgtggtccggacctatatccggaaagccttctatgtgaaaatatgagaaatagaaattctagagttaaaatctgattatggttgactttggtcaatattttgagcaaacggacccggatccatgtTCTGACAATCCCGGGAGGTCCACAATAAAATATGgaatttgggcgtatgcccggaaatgaatttcgaggtcccaagccttagaaatcaatttttgaaagaaattattttactgaattatctaagaaataagaaaagagttaatgtttgaaaccattattatcaggcccgtattttggtttcggatcccggtacaaacttgttctAGTATTTGGAAGATAActttgaaatttggtgaaaaacgggatttatttgacgtgagttggacttccggttgaagagttatgaaatttgagagttcttgatgaaaatattgagttttgaggtttaattcataattttacatgttattttgatgatgtgatcgcacgagtatattcatatgatgtttttgagttagtatgcacacttggtttggagttccgagggctcgggtgagtttcagataggttccgggatgtcttaggcttagaaacatagttgttgcaggttcagagaagtggaaggcctctgaacagaccagtgcggtccgcacaaagagGAATGCTGCCATGGAGGggtttgtgcggccgcactggattttatgcggaccgcggtgagggctctgcggccgcactagattctgtgcggtccgcggtgaagaacatttcactggtccgacttctaaagcctatatcttttgatctactagtaattttgagatgattcaaggGTCTATTGCACACAGCCTTATCCTATATTTCTGccagaggctgtttccacggtttgaacccgtgaccttctggtcacatggcaacaactttaccagttacgccaaggctccccttcaataTCTTGTATAAGTTGTTTTTCTTAATCGAATCCATAAACTATTActaacataaataaggaaatatcacCAAATGATAGTAAGTGCTGCAAAATTTTATGCTTGCAATCCTATTGTTTGATAGCCCAGTTGAGATATTGGAGCTCGAATTTACTGAAGAAGTTCGTTCTTTCCATCGTGAAATTCTATTACTAAAGAATTTCACAAAATATTGTCAAAATGTTGTTATGGACCGAAGAATGTCCGATGCTAACCTGAACAAGGTTTTCTCATGTAGCGTCATTGGTGGGACAGTCAGCGCCTCCGGAATATTTGCAAAAGCTAACATATCTTGTTATAAGACACCCCCAAGTGAAGCGCGTTGATACAGTTCGGGCATACACATTTGGTGTTTTGTACTTCGTAGAGGTCAGTCTCCTGAATATCTCTAGTAGCATATATAATGATATTTCTGTCAGTCAAATTTAAAAGTTTTCAGCTTCTCTCACAACAGGTTGATATCGAACTTCCAGAAGATTTGCCATTGAAAGAAGCACATACTATTGGAGAAACTCTACAAATAAACCTCGAGAAACTCCCTGATGTTGAACGAGCATTCGTTCATCTTGATTTTGAATGTGAACACAAACCAGAGCATTCCGTCCTCAGCAGGCTACCGAACACTGAAACTTAGCTTTACAGTGATGTTATTCCAGAAAAACGTGTACGAAGTACTAAGAGATGTGGATATACAGAGGAGAGTTGGAATGATATTGGTTTCCGGTTCAGTTGCTGTGGACACAATCATTTAACTGGTGGTGTAAGTGTATATTCATATGATTCAGCACAGTGGATTCTTGAAAGAGATATAGTGAACTTGATTTTAATTTCAGTGCGAGAAGTATTTGTGTCATTTATGTAAGGTTGCAGGTTCACCCCTATTGATCATCTTGTAGATCCTTTtgtaatactccctccgttcacttttagttGTCCACTTTAGACTTTTCACGCCCATTAAGAAACAAAAATGAGAtatgtattttaaaattttacctataataatgatagcatttcCAAAACTCTTGGGAAGTAATCTGGGGAATAAGTAGTTAATGATGAAGATAAGACAGAAAAATAGTATTACCGTTTTCAAGCTAACTGAATGCCTATCTGCTGCTAGTTCTGTTCCACTATCTGCTCTTACTGCTCTCGTTGCCGGTGTGACAGTCTGAGTAGACGGTGCAGTTTGAGGCTTTCGGACAAGACTACTTACTGCAGTAGACTAGATTCGAAACTAGACTTAGGTAAGGCCACAGGGCATCCCCTCTTAGTTTTGAGTAGGCGGAACCATTCTGTTTTGGTTCTTCTCCATGGGTGATCCAGgaattttcctattattttttcaACTGAGATTTCGATATAGAAGGCCGTTTTTGTGTTTCTATGAGAAGATCGACGGAACCCACGATTCTCAGTAGTAAGTCGTCGGCATATCGCGCGTAACAAATCCAGAATCGGTCAGCCTTTGCATCATGACGCCGAATCATCTTTCGATGAAACTGCGCGTTTTTTTTgctcaactttttttttttataatgatTTTATTGCCACTTGAAAACAAATTACATTTGTTGAAGGAGGGCTAGGCCTCGCCTTCATTATAACAATGTTAACCTGGGGAACCAGGTTAATGACCTATGAGCAAATTACATGTTCCCAAAAATGCCAATAAAAATAAAGCGGGTACTTCAAGGTGGCTCATAGATAAGTCCACTAGGCTTTCTCTTCTTGACTCGAAAGGATGGTAGCTGCCATCTATCAATGTTCAAGAAACCTCTAATTTGTCTTGGTAAGCTATTAAAGTGAGTGTATATGTGTACTTCATCAGTGGTGTGACTTAGAGAGGCCAATCTATCAGCAACTTTATTGGCTTCTCTAAAATAGTGTCTAGTTTGGATATCATGATCTTCCACAATTTTCTTGATATTATTCACCGTCCCTTCCAATCTCCATGGTGTAGAAACTGTATCGTTGACGCAATTTTGAAGGAGCATTGAGCCAGTCTCTCCAATGACTAGATTGTACCCCATCCTTATGCACCATTCTAGTCCAAACAGAAATGAGGAAGCTTCAACACTATTACTGGTACCTTGTCCCAATGGCATAGTGAAAGCCATAATAAATCTGCCAAGTGCATCTCTAACAActcttcctcctcctccacaTGTACCATGAATGCACGATCCATCAATATTAAGTTTCACATATAGGAGGTGGAGGCTTGCTCCAATTTACCAGAATAGTTGATCTTTCCGAAAATCGGTGCTCTAGTAGTTTGCACAAGTTGTCCCAATCATCTGGTACTTTAACTTTTCTAAAGCATGATTTAACAAGGTTGCTAATGTTGAAAGTAATCAATGAGATGGATCTATTGAGTGCTGGATTTTCTGATTCATACTTGGAGCTGCATCTTGATCTCCACAACTCCCATAGAATAATTGGAGGCATAATTTTAGTGACATAAGAGGTGATGGAGTTGCTGGTTCTGAAATTCCAACAGTTGACAACAAAGTTCCGAGGGATGTATTTTTGTATGGGATACCAATCTTTCCTGCAAAGAAGCCCCATACTTGTTGAGCATATCGGCCATTGGAAAAGAGGTGTTCAACTGTCTCCACTTCAGGAACCATACCTGcaccaatacaacaacaacatttAGAAACAATATGAATACCAAATTTTGAAACCTTGTCATCAGTTGGGATTCTGCCATGGGTTGCTTTCCATGTAAGAAAGGCCATATTATATGGAACATCATTATGCCATATTCTTTTATCAAATTGGGATATATGTCTTTTTTGTCTAAAAAGGTTCCATGCAAAAACAGTAGAAAATTTTCCATTCTCTGAGCAAGTCCAGATTGGTGTATCATGTGCTTGCTGGGAAACATTCAATGTGGTACTGAATACCATCTCTTTGATAAAATTGGGAGGGTGAGGTATGAGTTTGGACCAGTCCCATTGTCCATTTCTATACACCTCAAAAACTTGAATATTTTGCTGAACCATCACACCTTCCAATTTGCTGCATAAAGGGCCTTGTTTAGTccaattatcaaaccaaaaaTTAACACCCCCTCTTCCTACCTTCCACCAGATATGTTCTTCCATTTTATGCCTCACCTCACACATGGCTTTCCAACAATGTGATTGACCAGGTCTCCATCGGACATTGGTAGGGTGCACATTTGTGCAATATTTGGCCTTTAAAAATTGAGACCACAGTGAATTGGTGGTTCTGAATTTCCATCGTTGCTTAGCATTGAAGGCTTTGCAAGTGTCCTCCAGGCTTCTGAACATAGAGCCTCCTTCGTATGGATAACAAAGATTCTTCCAGGAAATACAATGGTGTTTATCACCTGTTTCATTACCTAACCAAAAAAATCTAActataaatttttgaatttgctCAAGAGTCCCCTTAGGAGGGTGAACAGCTGCTAAAGTGTGAATATTAATAGCTTGTAGTACATATCTTATGAGGACTGCTCTTCCACCAGCAGATAAAAATTTCAAATGTGTgagacccaaaaggtcatcacttgttttaaaataaaattctactttccgaggccttgaaaacctcatttagcatcaccttgatttgcgtgcgtggtccggacctatatccggaaagccttctatgtgaaaatatgagaaatagaaattctagagttaaaatctgattatggttgactttggtcaatattttgagcaaacggacccggatccatgtTCTGACAATCCCGGGAGGTCCACAATAAAATATGgaatttgggcgtatgcccggaaatgaatttcgaggtcccaagccttagaaatcaatttttgaaagaaattattttactgaattatctaagaaataaagaaaagagttaatgtttgaaaccattattatcaggcccgtattttggtttcggatcccggtacaaacttgttctAGTATTTGGAAGATAActttgaaatttggtgaaaaacgggatttatttgacgtgagttggacttccggttgaagagttatgaaatttgagagttcttgatgaaaatattgagttttgaggtttaattcataattttacatgttattttgatgatgtgatcgcacgagtatattcatatgatgtttttgagttagtatgcacacttggtttggagttccgagggctcgggtgagtttcagataggttccgggatgtcttaggcttagaaacatagttgttgcaggttcagagaagtggaaggcctctgaacagaccagtgcggtccgcacaaagagGAATGCTGCCATGGAGGggtttgtgcggccgcactggattttatgcggaccgcggtgagggctctgcggccgcactagattctgtgcggtccgcggtgaagaacatttcactggtccgacttctaaagcctatatcttttgatctactagtaattttgagatgattcaaggGTCTATTGCACACAGCCTTATCCTATATTTCTGccagaggctgtttccacggtttgaacccgtgaccttctggtcacatggcaacaactttaccagttacgccaaggctccccttcaataTCTTGTATAAGTTGTTTTTCTTAATCGAATCCATAAACTATTActaacataaataaggaaatatcacCAAATGATAGTAAGTGCTGCAAAATTTTATGCTTGCAATCCTATTGTTTGATAGCCCAGTTGAGATATTGGAGCTCGAATTTACTGAAGAAGTTCGTTCTTTCCATCGTGAAATTCTATTACTAAAGAATTTCACAAAATATTGTCAAAATGTTGTTATGGACCGAAGAATGTCCGATGCTAACCTGAACAAGGTTTTCTCATGTAGCGTCATTGGTGGGACAGTCAGCGCCTCCGGAATATTTGCAAAAGCTAACATATCTTGTTATAAGACACCCCCAAGTGAAGCGCGTTGATACAGTTCGGGCATACACATTTGGTGTTTTGTACTTCGTAGAGGTCAGTCTCCTGAATATCTCTAGTAGCATATATAATGATATTTCTGTCAGTCAAATTTAAAAGTTTTCAGCTTCTCTCACAACAGGTTGATATCGAACTTCCAGAAGATTTGCCATTGAAAGAAGCACATACTATTGGAGAAACTCTACAAATAAACCTCGAGAAACTCCCTGATGTTGAACGAGCATTCGTTCATCTTGATTTTGAATGTGAACACAAACCAGAGCATTCCGTCCTCAGCAGGCTACCGAACACTGAAACTTAGCTTTACAGTGATGTTATTCCAGAAAAACGTGTACGAAGTACTAAGAGATGTGGATATACAGAGGAGAGTTGGAATGATATTGGTTTCCGGTTCAGTTGCTGTGGACACAATCATTTAACTGGTGGTGTAAGTGTATATTCATATGATTCAGCACAGTGGATTCTTGAAAGAGATATAGTGAACTTGATTTTAATTTCAGTGCGAGAAGTATTTGTGTCATTTATGTAAGGTTGCAGGTTCACCCCTATTGATCATCTTGTAGATCCTTTtgtaatactccctccgttcacttttagttGTCCACTTTAGACTTTTCACGCCCATTAAGAAACAAAAATGAGAtatgtattttaaaattttacctataataatgatagcatttcCAAAACTCTTGGGAAGTAATATGGGGAATGAGTAGTTAGTGATGAAGATAAGACAGGAAAATAGTATTACCGTTTTCAAGCTAACTGAATGCCTATCTGCTGCTAGTTCTGTTCCACTAGCTGCTCAGCTCTCGTTGCCGGTGTGACAGTCTGAGtagatgtcacgacccattttctgaacaagccgggaccgacactcgatcactaaacatgaccgagcggaccatctctgcttatcaaatctattataacctCAAACTTTATATGCCACAAGGCGCTACTGTAACCAAAcacttttaaataatttaaatatctaaaataagccaacttcaaaactttattcgtagtaactaATAAAATGCTgcaaagttattatcaaaaatatctgaatcttagcCCAACGactatgtctacgaagcctctattgataaactgacgcactgctcaggacatgaaattttcctggccagttctctaagtaacaaagaaataactaaataaagatgactctaaggaatactccacgaacaaaaacggagctcaccaatagcactggaagagaaggaagtcctaactcgtagcctgctcgcctgcaaatccggttcctacgttgtaccgaccaacgtaggttcccaaaagagaacgtcagtaccatccattgtattcagtgagtctcaacaataggggcgaaactttaataacatatacattatgaacaaaggttctaaatgcatgtaaaacataaagcttataagaataattctaaaataattgcataatagcagttcatgaatattctaaaagaaactcttttctttttcttacttataaaaaaaatacttcactttatactttgggaattccaactatcctgacttaattctaTCTCAGTCACCATGTGATCGGCAcaggttcgatcccaacctgatcgaataggcccaatccatgaggtgccactcgcttcatagttctcagcgctcatgtctcataccttagcatggataagtaaattctcagcaacgagaccctcggctcgtgtgctccctactttggcacaagtagtttcaggaagtcaacgccttgatCAGGACTCtaggcctggacgatgaccccttctcagaataaaggatactccccaaaaatcttttgtttctaaaactttttcttgtgacttttcaagtctaaatcttttataCATACTTATActggtatccttaaatgtaagacatgacataagaatgaaataaacattcaaaaaatatttataaaggtTCTTGgtccttcatgaattttcaacatgaaaatggcatataagaataacatgaaaatctgaaatttatgcGCATATATCCaaataatcatctaaactttagctagaaAATAGTTCTAAGCTAATAGGTACTTACTACTCCCATTAAGTATATATTAACTCTTTtatgcaattcatcaaacactttgtgtgtgtgcttttgtgagttaaaccactttagtaaagggttatatcaactcacctcaaaacttctcAAGCCAATACGTAGGCCTCAGTCCAATTGACACCAGTTAAACAATCGATTCTACAATAACCagtgcattttaatcaattttaaagtttcacacctaaacatgaaatttattgttgttatagagaaagaagggaattaactatCTAATTCTTACATACTACTACTTTAGGGTAATTGacaaagaaaattttatatacCTAAGTTCAAGAATTAGTTGTTTGTAAAGAACCCTAAAATTTTCTTTTCGCTCCTGCTGCCTTGCGCTTGCTGCGTAAACAGAATAGCTCTCTGTTTCTTGTATAAGGGCTAAGCAATGTGCTTCTTATTAGTTTACCCAGCCCTTTATGGGCTAAGGCATGTGAgccttatttttgttttgtttttcatttttttttggttttgactTAATTAGTATTAACTTATAcatacttttaataattaataacattaaaattattaatatttcccTAACTGTACatccaattatttataaatagaggAGTAACTCAAATTTAATCACAAGGGTTTTAGTCCGTAATAGAAGTAGAATTTaagattataaaaaaataaataattaaattccatATTTCGCGTGTCTTGAAACTTTTATATGTTTTAGGAGTGTTACAGTAGACGGTGCAGCTTGAGGCTTTCGGACAAGACTACTTACTGCAGCAGACTAGAATCGAAACTAGACTTGGGTAAGGCCACAGTGCATCCCCTCTTAGTTTTGAGTAGGCGGAACCATTCTGTTTTGGTTCTTCTCTATGGGTGATCCAGGAATTTTCCTATTATTTGTTCAACTGGGATTTCGATATAGAAGGCCGTTTTTGTGTTTCTATGAGAAGATCGACGGAACCCACGATTCCCAGTAGTAAGTCATCGGCATATCGCGCGTAACAAATCCAGAATCGGTCAGCCTTTGCATCATGACGTCGAATCATCTTTCGATAAAACTGCGCGTTTTTTTTGCTCAACTATTCTTTTTTTATAACGATTTTATTGCCACTTGAAGACAAATTATATTTGTTGAAAGAGGGCTAGGCCTTGCCTTCATTATAACAATGTTAACCTGGGGAACCAGGTTAATGACCTATGAGCAAATTACATGTTCCCAAAAAtgccaataaaaataaaaataaagcggGTACTTCAAGGTGGCTCGTAGATAAGTCCACTGGGCTTTCTCTTCTTGACTCGAAAGGATGGTAGCTGCCATCTATCAATGTTCAAGAAACCTCTAATTTGTCTTGGTAAGCTATTAAAGTGAGTGTATATGTGTACTTCATCAGTGGTGTGACTTAGAGAGGCCAATCTATCAGCAACTTTATTGGCTTCTCTAAAACAGTGTCTAGTTTGGATACCATGATCTTCCACAATTTTCTTAATATTATTCACCGTCTCTTCCAATCTCCATGGTGTAGAAACTGTATCGTTGATGCAATTTTGAAGGAGCATTGAGTCAGCCTCTCCAATGACTAAATTGTACCCCATCCTTATGCGCCATTCTAGTCCAAACAGAAATGAGGAAGCTTCAGCACTATTACTGGTACCTTGTTCCAATGGCATAGTGAAAGCCATAATAAATCTGCCAAGTGCATCTCTAAcaactcctcctcctcctccacatGTACCATGAATGCACGATCCATCAGTACTAAGTTTCACATATAGAGGGTGGAGGCTTGCTCCAATTTACCAGAATAGTTGATCTTTCCGAAAATCGGTGCTCTAGTAGTTTGCACAAGTAGTTTTCTAAAGCATGATTTAACAAGGCTGCTAATGTTGAAAGTAATCAATGAGATGGATCTATTGAGTGCTGAATTTTCTGATTCATACTTGGAGCTGCATCTTGATCTCCACAGCTCCCATAGAATAATTGGAGGCATAATTTTAGTGACATAAGAGGTGATGGAGTTGCTGGTTCTGAAATTCCAACAATTGAACAACAAAGTTCTGAGGGATGTATTTTTGTATGGGATACCAATATTTCCTGCAAAGAAGCCCCATACTTGTTGAGCATATCGGCCATTGGAAAAGAGGTGTTCAACTGTCTCCACTTCAGGAACCATACCTGcaccaatacaacaacaacactTAGAAACAATATGAATACCAAATTTTGAAATCTTGTCATCAGTTGGGATTCTGCCATGGGATGCTTTCCATGTAAGAAATGCCATCTTATATG is from Nicotiana tabacum cultivar K326 chromosome 18, ASM71507v2, whole genome shotgun sequence and encodes:
- the LOC142172777 gene encoding uncharacterized protein LOC142172777 — its product is MEEHIWWKVGRGGVNFWFDNWTKQGPLCSKLEGVMVQQNIQVFEVYRNGQWDWSKLIPHPPNFIKEMVFSTTLNVSQQAHDTPIWTCSENGKFSTVFAWNLFRQKRHISQFDKRIWHNDVPYNMAFLTWKATHGRIPTDDKVSKFGMVPEVETVEHLFSNGRYAQQVWGFFAGRIGIPYKNTSLGTLLSTVGISEPATPSPLMSLKLCLQLFYGSCGDQDAAPSMNQKIQHSIDPSH
- the LOC142172778 gene encoding uncharacterized protein LOC142172778, whose amino-acid sequence is MEEHIWWKVGRGGVNFWFDNWTKQGPLCSKLEGVMVQQNIQVFEVYRNGQWDWSKLIPHPPNFIKEMVFSTTLNVSQQAHDTPIWTCSENGKFSTVFAWNLFRQKRHISQFDKRIWHNDVPYNMAFLTWKATHGRIPTDDKVSKFGMVPEVETVEHLFSNGRYAQQVWGFFAGKIGIPYKNTSLGTLLSTVGISEPATPSPLMSLKLCLQLFYGSCGDQDAAPSMNQKIQHSIDPSH